In Rutidosis leptorrhynchoides isolate AG116_Rl617_1_P2 chromosome 2, CSIRO_AGI_Rlap_v1, whole genome shotgun sequence, one genomic interval encodes:
- the LOC139888850 gene encoding NAC domain containing protein 50-like has product MSYKLPAPAQSTSLAPGFRFHPSDEEVVVYYLKCKVLGLPFRFQAVAEIDVYNSEPWELPDLSLLKSRDRKWFFFSPVDKKYRSGCRLNRTTVQGHWKPTGKDRVVSHEEKPVGSKKTLEEWDGDHDALFVPGKEMAANGDDATQNDDVVQVFVGYSAELANVMGVRA; this is encoded by the exons ATGAGTTATAAATTGCCGGCGCCGGCGCAGTCAACATCACTTGCTCCAGGATTCCGATTTCATCCCAGTGACGAAGAAGTGGTGGTTTACTACCTAAAGTGTAAAGTTCTCGGCCTACCATTTCGATTTCAAGCAGTCGCAGAAATTGATGTTTACAATTCGGAACCTTGGGAACTTCCCG ACTTGTCATTGTTAAAGTCAAGAGACCGGAAATGGTTCTTTTTTAGTCCCGTCGATAAGAAATATCGTTCTGGTTGTCGTTTGAACCGTACGACTGTCCAAGGGCATTGGAAACCGACGGGAAAAGACCGGGTTGTTAGTCATGAGGAGAAGCCTGTTGGATCAAAGAAAACTTTG GAAGAATGGGACGGTGATCATGACGCCCTTTTTGTTCCTGGTAAAGAAATGGCGGCTAATGGTGATGATGCAACTCAAAACGATGATGTTGTGCAG gtttttgtggggtatagtgctgaGTTGGCAAATGTGATGGGGGTGAGGgcgtga